TCCACGGTTTTAGTTGATAAATAgcctaaatatttaataatattcacAATGAAATTTGAAAGCTAATCTGAAGATTATCAGCCTCCACTTCCGCAAACGCTAAAGGAACAATCACGTGCTGCCCTCGTGTGCTCAGGCGTGTGTAATGCAGCTCTTCTTACAAACGCTTGCATACACAGAATCTGTTTTTCACCAAGAACATTGACTTAAAGTTGATTTTTCGACCTATTAACAACGAGGTTTCAGCTAATTTTACGCAACCATGGGTAAAAACAACCTTTAACAGCATTTTAAAGGGCACTTGTAATCACATGTGTAATATAAAGTGGGATTTTCAATTATATTGTCcctgtttaatatttttatattaaaatatatattatatattgttATTATAGTGTAGTGATGTTAgttaaattatgtttatatttgacatgGGTTGAACAACACAGCAAAGATTATTAGCTATTAACCCATTAGTTGCCCatacagcaaatatatttttaaatacaaaaaatggccaaaaaatatatttactgaattatattttgaaaaatctttacaaaaatttatttttcaccaatatacccttacaaaaaattaaccatggttctactacagttaaaaaaaacatagttacaCCATGGGTTAccgtagtaaaaccatggccttgctcatagtaatcaatacacacaaaaaaaaaccatggataatttttgtaagggtagtttttgtatattttgaaatatatttaaaatctcTCTCTATGGAGCGGTTTCCTGGACATGGCTTATTcgagtcccagactaaaatgcatgtttgagctactttaatttcaaaacaccttgtactgacatatttgaacatatatcagtgccattgttttgtctcaagatgcacaccagtaatgtttttgtaagctttgtttgtaaaaacttcttaaatgtccTATTATAAATAAGGCCTACAGTCATGGATTAATATgaaccctgtccgagaaactgccccatatatattaaagtatttatatTCACATCATATTGgcaaaaaactttgtttatgttataaTCTGTAAACAAAACaggtttaaaaagtttaaaatgtatgtaattgcaaaatatactatataaactttattttggccaggaaaaatatatattttttgctgtagggttgtaaaagtagaaatgtatttgttttacctgaaatacattttgaaatatattttcatgaagtttaaaactaaatatattttcaaattcaaaaatatatttaattaagctttactttttacaaaaatgcatttagcatatactgtatttaaaaatatttttggtcagagaaatgtatttttttgctgtatgggtgggtttgtccatataccatgggttgaaacaatccAGCGGTATGTATAATAGCATGTTTATACtctaaataacatttaatgtatactgtaaaaaatatgcagcagtTTTGTCAGataaatttttatgttacttacttaaaaaattaagttaagcaatttcaacttgattttacaaattcacaagtcaaaacttaaaatagtaggttcaactgacttttttgcattttttacagtgtaaaaaacaGGGACAGAGATCACCTTCTCATGATGAAGGCATCTGATCTCCTGTCTttacccatacagcaaaaaataatatatatatttccaaatataattttaaatatatttaatatacaatgaatgtccaaaaatatatatgtattaaaatatattttgaaatatgtttacaaaaatgtatttttcatcaATATATGTTTTGGCCTTTTTTCTATATatctcaaaaataaatatatttttaagaatttatattCACGTTGCATTGGAAGACaaactttgtatgttacaaacctgttatgtttacagttaaagattaaaattaaatgcatttttaactGTTCAACAATTTTATAATTGTAATTTATACATTTGATACAAACCTtaatattttggccaggaaaaatatattttttgccatatgggttgtaaaattagaaatgtatttgttgaccctgaaatacattttgaaatctATGTGAAggtttaaaactaaatatattttcaaattcaaaaatatattcaaataaACTTTACTTATTTACTacatatttagcatatatttacaacatattttggccaaagaaatgtattttgcCATATGGATACCTTGAGCATCATATGTATGTGGGTTGTTGTTAATACACaattatgttttgtattaaaTAATACATATAACATATGAGGTCATTCTGGATGGAAAGGGGTGTTTCAAGTTTATTTGCTGTCAGTGTCATTAAACAAATGGGAAACAAAGGGTAGAGTTTTAagttttgcatttacataaaataacagaaatacaaaaaagtacaaaaaaagattttaaccCATACTGAATAGACTCTATCAGAAGCACGTCTGGGTTAATTCATCTGTATGAGGAAATCTCACAAAACCTGATAAATGTGCTCTAGAAAAGAACATCAAGTATTTAATCCTGGTCATTTCATATCCATCATTCAGATTAATATACAGATTCAGATGCAGAACACATGTCTGTATGTCAGAGCAGAGGAGGGACATGACAGCAATaacaaaatatcaataaaacatcattaaaaaaaaactaacagTCAGAGAAATGAAATCTTGGATAAGCGTCaacaaaacaaatcaagttaCCAGTGTTTCAACTACAGTGCAATTATAAACCTTGACCATCTTAACagtttttaaatgcttttgtatttttttccttttttgctTTAATACGCAAATTATCATACTGAAGTCAATCTACAAGTAACATACACGGAAAagatcaaacaaacaaacagtttctctaaaaaacagtcaaatgtgcatttcataaaCAACCCTTTCCACGAAAAGGTACAGAACTAACGAAGTGAAAATTGCTTAACTTTTAGCAAATGTTTATCATCAAATTCACGAGGcaaagtaaattttatttgagcGGTATTCATTAACCCTATTACCGAATATTGAGATGACACATTATAGCCAAATGAGCCAAATACTtgtaaaaatgtgtaatttGTGCAAGATTACAGATTTGTCTAAATGATGTTATTTCCTGGTGTCATATTTTAAATGGATTGTGCAGTGTAATGGGGCAAAGTTCATGTATTAATAATAGGGTTGTGTGCAAAATATGGGACTCGgctaaacattacatttttggtAATTAAAATGAGTTAATCATTAATTTAGCTTTGTTAATAAGGTTCAAAATGACCGCATGCTTAATTAATTTTATGAGATAAAAGTTCACACAAAGGGGTATTTGTGGCTATAATGCTTCAATAAAGTAAATGGACACAGAAGTTCACCATATTCGTGGATAGTGCTTAAAGGTTTCAGATGACTGCTTATTTGTTCAATACATGTTTTGTTCCATTATTGGATATTCATAAATATCATTTTTAGATAAACAAtgcattttttgtcttttgaaAACTCTGCACATACAAGTTTTGATCATTTCACTATAATAAATGTACTAATTCAGGTATAAAACACCATTTACCTGAATTCTTGTgtctataaaaaaaatcagtttcaaTGTACAACAATTGAGTTCTGCAATCATTTATAAGTCACATGATTATTCTCACGCGTTCTTCGTCCGAGCGAACAGCTCTTCTGTGTAAACTGCATGATACGCGTTCAGCATCACTGTCATTGGATGGTATTGATACATTCCATGGTGCGGTACAGCAGAGGTTAATACCAAACGTGTCGCCCACGACAAACGCAATCATGCCGCTTCGACGTCTACGGCATGCACATACATGTTCACTAAAGCATCTATAGCCTTGTGTATAAAATACCTGAATTTTTTGACACATGACtaacaaaatacaacaaaaccCAAAAGTTTCAGCTTATTATTTATTCGGATTATGGCTATACCATGTCTTTTAAGCCGGGTGCACACTGTGTGATGTTGTAAGATTGGACTCCAAAGCAGATTGTGCCATCTTTGATGTTAAACTTTACCATAATAAGTTTTGGTCGTGATTGTCAATGTTTAACAGCAATGGTATCCTCTTTCACAAAATGGAAACGGTACCGCAAAAAACCTGGCAAACTCTTGCtcttatatttgtttattttttaaaacaaactaaataaaaagGTGGAGTGTCGAGTCAAAACTCAAAAGCGTAATTCTGATAGTACAATCGCGTCTCAGGCAACAATCGTACAGCGTACACCCAGCTTTAGTTTGTTCACACCAAACGGAGACTCACGCAGTCtactattaattttaaaaatgaactTTGATCGGTAGCTTAATAAGTTGGTTTCAAGTCaaccattgtgtgtgtgtgtgtgtgtgtgtgtgtatcaggAGAGATAGCAACTGTGAGATTATACATTCTGGTTAGCCAGCCCTCAGTGAATATCAGGGTCCTCAGTCGTCCATGTGCCCAACCCGGTCTCTTTAGTAATGCAAGTATGAAAACCACAACTAACAGACAGCACCGGTCCGTCATAAATCAGTAAAGATACACTTAAAGTTGATCAGTACAGACCCCAACGTCCATCGAGGGGTGGACGGTGAAACTCTACTGGACAAAGTTGGTGATTTCCACTGGGTTGAGTTTCCCATCCAAGGCACAAACCGATGTCCAAAAAATATCGCCTGTGTGTTTTAATGCGCATGAGAGCGCGGTGCATGGCAGGGACCCTCATGGACCTCTATAGTGTGGTTCAGATGGTGATACGGGCACAGTGATGTTTTAGCCTCGAGGGGAGAACGCCTCGGTTCAGCTGGTAAAACTCAACTAGTTGCAGCAGGTCAGTGAAACGCGTGTGTCCATCGTCTAGACTGTAGAATAACTCGCCGTTCTCTTCAACCTGACACAAGCACACATTAACAGCATTAACACTCAGATTCAACAgcttatatataataaaattttatttgtaaCGGCTCAGACTTACTGGTACGATCTGAAAGTGTTTGATTCTCTGCGTATGGCACAGTGACAGGACAAATGCCCTGGGGTTACTTTGGCTGTCCCTTACAAGAAAAAGCCTGAGGATATAGAAACAATAATTTACTGATTTATATTTAGTATGAGTAAAGTagatataaaatgtatacttttcaTATAAAGCAATATAAGGTAAAAAGTCACTTTGTAGTAAAGCAATtactaaataaacaaatatgtaaatatgcttctgtatagctcagtggtaaagcattgcgttagcagtgcaaagagtcatgggtttgaacccaggggaCAGACAGCTGATATAaacaaatgtataccttgtaagtcactttggataaaagcatctgccaagtAGGGCTTTcatgattatgaaatttggctgacggttaattgtctaataaattgtgccgATTATGgtgattaattgcctgttttagttctttgacgattaattgtctctgttttattgctttggcATTTAATTCTTATACATACATATACCAGAACAGAccttaaatagtaaaaaatccTACTTAGGTCATATTAGTGCTGGatcacatgtctgtagtggttgcaaaaaatcaattccttacagatccttaagaacagcatccttcacttccctaaatttatgtatgttttacctggtagttcatactgcttatcaatagtccctttcacacatacagtctttactggtaatttactggtaaattgcagttaacatgtcatgtgtgaacagaacctttccggtaaatcagtgctcccaatttaccagtaagacaggttgtaagattaacggtaatttgccggtcagcgctgtgtgtgaacaaaaaatatagcattaccggcatttagatgacgtcagaccgcgctgacagatcgggcgggccaatcagaaagttttttatacaggtgacgcggtttcccccagactgtttacggacgtttccacacacatgttgcttaaaagtcgagcacacctgaagttaacatccacatttcttcaccaaagttgtttaaaacagcttaccatctaattgccaaattgccaacgtccttagcacaccatctgtgaagcctaatgtgcaaacgcgcaggttccgtttgacgccgcctaacgcaatgttgtttggtcacgagcaacttcgcgaccgtttgccacagatgtgaaaacaacaaaatacggaccgtggatattaagtcataacccccCGTTGTTTACAAATATGACACGGAGCTCCCCGGCCGCGCGgaacaggtaacttccgctttctctccgagtttaccggtattttgatactgatgtgtgaatgatgtcttactggtaaaaagacggaacatcactgcatgtgtgaacagcacatttttgtatttactggtaaattcattctggtaaattcatggtaatttaacagaattactgtgtgaaagaggctaatgtttttcagcattttttcaaatgctgtttttccactgtattgaatggctttgcaatgtatcacgTTACACCGTcagttaaaggtggggtgcatgatctatGACAgctaatgttgatatttgaaatcacctaaacaaacacgcctctacaccaatagaatctggaccttcttttgataaaccaaccccttagtagacacaccccttactgctgattggctacaagtgtgttttggtacaaatctttttcaaaaatcatgcaccccgcctttaactctttccccgccattgacaagatatctcgtcaattaagagaaaacgcttccccgccaatgacgagattttccgtctttccgcaataccgctattatccaccaggtggcgcacttccgcaactttttaaacccggaagtattgtcctatggcaagcagctgcatgtccgtgtctgttttaaagatcgctctgaatgggatctctatgaaaagtccgtcagaaaaatggaattatctctcctttttgctcaaaatttggtgtttttgcagaaacctacccatattcaaaagctgattacaaaagaaccactttAGATAGCTTCTTTGGGGACCAGTTCACATGCATGCTCATCTTAAGTTtatatgaatatatgtatgtgtaaaaatgtgaatgtgAATAAAACAGTCCGCACTGAAGGTAGgaagaaacgtttttttttttttgaaagcagagggtctgttttttcatttgataaattgtatgtttatatattcaaagaagaacattttctggaaggcattaaacttttgtgaaaatcatgaaaaacgctggcgctggctggcaacttttttaaaaaacgctggcggtgaaagagttaaggagTGCCATCAGACACTCATTTatacaggtgctgcagctcccccttgtgtttttagagagatgtgcaatcattgtggtgatctaaAATCACAGCGATAAAGTCAAACAATCGCAATGAGACCATAATCTAAATatttgtgacagccctactgccagatgcatgaatgtaaaaataataaaagtggACTATgggaagaataaataaaatgtttgacaCTTGTTTAAAGAgccaaaatgtttgttttgccaaaatgtttgttttggcTCTTTAATACTCTAATAAAAATCAATCATTACAAGcacactgaaataaatgtacCCGTCAATGAGGCCTTGTTGAGTGATTAATTTCTGAGCCTCCTCTCGAGAAACTTTACTGTGAAACCACGGCTGAGCCACATGGATAGCTGGAAAAACATTTAAGGTAAGAAATGTCGTATTTATTCTGGTATGAAAAAACCTATTTATTCTGGTGTTTGTGTGCTGACCTAAGTTGGACAGGGAGCTCTGAGTGGTAGATGGACTGCCGTGAGAGCTCAACCTGTGACAGCTTTTCCtctggaggagagagagagcaaatattacacactgcatcACAAAGCATCACAGCACCATAATGCTCTAATGATCtcttatgtagataaaacgatTCTTTTAAAGCATGTATCATAGTATACCTCAATATTAAGGTATttgctttaaaacacataaaaaacacagtaattgtggtcttaaatatttaaaggttGTCTCAGACAATAACACGTTTGTCCCGTGGgtgctactgtagcttctctatgcgtttcgaaagggaggggtgagctacggactgagctgttggtccttaccactagatgccgctaataTCTACACACAACAAATTTAAGACTGCAGCGTTACATTTGTGTCACATGATCTCATGTACATACCCTGCTGAAagatccagctaaaaccagcataagctggtagctggttttggctgttttaaggtggtttacgctggtcctcccagcctgacaaagctggtcatgctggtgggccagctggaattccagcctgaccagctaagtccagctagaccagcttaaaatgtgaccaaaacacagctagaccagcttgctacaccagcaaaaccagcttgctacaccagcaaaaccagctaaaaccaagctggagaccagttaaaaccagctcaccagcttatgctggtcttagctggatttttcagtagggtaataACAATTAAGTTATCATGGCTAATATTACTTCTAGTAATCTATAGTATTGTCTATATGTTACTAGGTAATTGCGCCTAACAaaaaaccaaagagtttggatatttctcctattttaaacttgactcttctgtagttacatcgcaCACTAAGacagatggaaaattaaaagttgtgattttcaagGCAGAGATTGCTAGgagctatactctcattctggcataataataaaggactttgctgccgtaacatggctgcaggaggcgcaatgatattatgcagcagccgTAAAAAAtgcccttagtatctttcaatagcagattccaaaaacagtaaaacttaattgtttaactctaggggagctgaaaaatgttttcaacattttcaaaaaaagtggaatgttgCTTTAAAAGACATCAAATAGTCGTCCAAACACTGCCTATACGTCTAGGCTTAAACTATGCAAAATTTGGGctatcttaatttaataatagATGTCTTACCATAGGCcaaaaataagtaaaatgtgtaaaattgtGAGAATGTTACCCTCCACGACAGGCCTTCCTCCACAGCCACTGACAGAGCCTCTGATGGGTTCTCTATCACCCGACTCTTGTGTCCTGAGAAATCCATCGCTACCAGAGAGTTCTCAGAGATACTCCTCTACAAAGACACAAATACAAGAGGAAATCTCACTAAAACATTTCCACATTTCATCTTCAAACCGTCTTGAGAAAGAGTTGATGTGTATCAGTTAAGAGAAATTGACAGAATTATAGTTGATCTACATCACGGGTGTCACAAATTGTTTATCTTCACAACACCACGGGTCTCATGAAAgtcgccgccatgtttttactgtagccctaaatggacaatcTGCTTTACAGAACGTGTTTTGTCAAGATGTTGTTttagatgatgacatgtttgtcctgtggggGCTACGGTACcgtctctatgcgtttcgaaagggaggggtaaGCTGTAGACCAGAGGTCTTCACAGGTCCACTTAAATCCGAATAGCCGAGGTCTGACCCGAGacggttcgggtctaaaagtttcacgtgagcctCGGACACGGGCAGGtataatagcggcatcgggtaatttaaaataaatgtgtttttgccaaaTGAACCTGAGAAGACCCGAACTAGCGCGTGTGCATTAAATCCTTTTTCAATGCCTCTTTTTGCCAAGAGCACTTGCGACATCATGTGGCTGGTGGTAGGCAATTTTTATTGAGCCAGACcgtaaaggtgcagtgtgtaaattttagcgacatctagtggtgaggttgcgaattgcaaccaacggctcagtccactgctcacctcttgcttcttaaacacatagagaagcgaCAGTAGCCGctactggacaaacatgtcattgtcggagacaacttagtaaaaaagtttgtccgttaagagcttctgtagaaacatggccgCCCAAAATgggacttccatgtaaggggaccctcggtgtatgtagataaaacgtctcattctaaggcaataaacatattacagttcattatgaaaggtctttatacacccctgataatttagttttgtatattattttgcatttctgtcaggagatccttcttaaaattacacactgcacctttaacattgaatgcacattttagcagTTACCTTGGTTAGATAACACTagaaaataaatggagcagagggccaaattggttgcgaggccacctggtttctttctgtctctttGGTGCGTGTGGGGCTGCAGAATGAACCCAAATTACATTtgggtccagtcgggttaaaaaaaaattgctactGGGTCAGATGAGACTCGGGTCTATTGTTCTTGGgtcattggttgcaattcacaatctcaccactagatgctgctaaaatctacacTGTGGACATTAGTcgttgtttatatgcatttgaaCTTGTGTTTATGATGGATTATGGACTACACTTTCTGTCTGTAATCTCAATGTGTCTGTAACTCACCATAGGAGAACTCTTCTGCTTTTGATAGGGCTGGATGAAGTTCTGGTAAAGTTGCATGCCATACTGTGAAGAAAGCAACAAAAGATCATGATTTTAAACTCAGTGATACAATCAAAAACTGAaactagggtggccatttgtGCTACTTTCGCCGGGCGCGTCCTGGTCAGGATTTCGGGTGTGTCCTCCGGAAGTTGCATTGGTTGACTGCATATGTCATcgaggtttaatatttcaagttctatttaaaaaaagcaactgttacatttcaaggtaagaataaaactataatgaTTTTATGTCTTAAAGATAAATAAATCGTAATTATataatgtttttaactaaaatgtgagaacctggatgacgtatgcggtcgaccaatgCAACTTCCGGAGGACACACCCGAAATCCTGGTCAGGACACGTCTGGcaaaaatggcacgtatggccACCCTAACTGAAACTGAATCTGATAAGCAATTCATGGTTAACTATACATGTCAACTATACAAAATCCCTGCTAAGAAACTGTCAACTATGGTGAATCTATTTAGGGAGAAGTTTCCTTTAAAATTTTCCAAAGGAGAAAATCGTTTACACCTAGCATGGCTTGCGGTGCGGGTGAGTAAAACATGAGCTAATTTTCAATCTGGGGTGAGCTATTGCTCTTTAAAGCTGTCTATATAGGGTTTGAAGGAGAGACAATGACCAAGTTTTCTCAAAAACATTCTGCACAGCATAACAATGTCATGGGGAAAAGTTTACAGTGAAATTTAAAGGGAAAGAAGAGAGATTTGTCACCTTGAAGAGGCGCATGGCTGTAACCCAACATGTCCTGGTTTGTTCATCATCTGCACACAGCAGTTTCAGATCACGTGCCACATTCGACTTGCTCGCCTGGAAGAGAAAAGAGACGTCACCACTTTAGATCTCATTTTGCCATCATTTTTTAACACCCGTCACAGTTACTTTCATCCCAGAAACCAtacaaacaaagcaatgttccttttataaatcacagatcacctgcaagtgtgcacAAGCCCATACTAccgtcaagtttgttttttttacctttgcATGGGaacctttataaatgaggccacAGGCCTATGGAAAAAATTAAGATACCACTTTAATATTATATTCAGTTTttctaaatgtattatttatagcaggggtctccaacctttttgtgagcaagggctaccacaatagaAAAAACAATCTGGACagctacttttttgatatagtctacttattttacttgttttatcattgtttaaaatataaatatacataaaagaagccaagctaatataaaaaatgtataatagttaaatattaaaatttaagCTATTGGTTGAATGAGCTTTGGCAGGCAACTCGCAGACTCTGTGTGGGCAACCgtgcgggcaccatgttggtcagatttataggtatgtgttttaagtaaaattatcatttttgtttcattctgcCAACTACTGACAACATTTCTGCCAAGttcctaataaaaataatgggttacactttattttaaggcgtcactgttacattgtaattatatatttaagtaccaagtaataatcatcaacatgtacttactatagggttgggTTAGGGATAAggtttggtttaggattagttgcatgtaattatgcataattaactgttattactataataattacatgtaacatgtgtaacaaagacaccgtaaaataaagtgttaccaaataatgtttttatttgcatttatttacagaAAAATTGAAAATGGTTCAAATTACAAAAATTATGCTCAATGAAATGAAGAACAATGAAATGAAGTTCAAATGCATTGTTCAACAACAATACTAATGTTTTTACACgtgttttattcaaaaataaatattgggTGTGTTTTAACCCTGTCTTTTAATCACATCTTTCATGTGTCTTGATATCCTCTCAGTCTTTTATATTGCTGTTGGGTGACTTTATGTCGGTCATGAGGTTTGCTTTTGCCAGAATTTAACAGATACTGGACAGAAATGGTTGTAATACATGTAGAAATGATGATTAAATGCAAAACTGCAGTGGTCTCCTAACTTTTTCCACGTCTGTATATTCACTAATATTAAACTTTCACATTAAATGTCTGACGCTAAATAAAGAAGACAAAGTTCACAGAAGATAAGGAGCCAGACAGATTGTTTGATTGTAGTTTTATATAACCCACACCAAACCATAAATCTGAAACTTAATTGGCCTCATTACATTATAAAACTCTGCTAACCGTGTATTGTGATCTCAAAGCAGGCTGGAGTTAAAAAAAACCCTTAAGTGATTAAACGTCCATGTCAAGATTTACCTTCACACAGAATCCGTAGTCTGTAGGGGCACCGTAAACTTTTCTGGCGCTTAATAATGTGTAGATGTCGCTCTCGGTGAACTCGCAAATAAACTGCAGGTGTCTCGGTTCCTTCACAGggaagataataaatgatatgaaTTACATTCCTCAAGACATTCAGCTTCATTAGCAAGTATACAGTAAGCTGAAAAGAAAGCCGACATTCCTCCAAAACGAATCTACAAAACTACTGTAGAATTCTTCCTCTGTTGAAAAAATTATTATATGGCTAGAAGCACAAAATCAAACAAACAGTTAACTGAATTAGTTTTTactttataaaagttttttatttataagcttgctaagttGATTTATTTACGTTTACCTTTATGCATTTTGTAGACACTTTTATCACAAGCGACTTTCCAGGAACATTTATCAatgaatcaaacccacaacctttgcgcTGTTAACGCAACTCTGTACCAtctaaaaaag
This genomic interval from Misgurnus anguillicaudatus chromosome 17, ASM2758022v2, whole genome shotgun sequence contains the following:
- the grb14 gene encoding growth factor receptor-bound protein 14 isoform X3 gives rise to the protein MNFHARRVTLPAITPLCLQKRVIKVYSEDNTSRAVEVPSDITARDICQLFILKNHCVDDHSWTLFEQIPHLGIERTIEDHESVMEVQSSWGMDSHCCLYFRKNYAKYEFFKKPLDFFPEHMVSISSETNGIMNHSQLIQTFLSSSSCPEIHGFLHAKEHGRKSWKKFYFVLRRSGLYFSNKGTSKEPRHLQFICEFTESDIYTLLSARKVYGAPTDYGFCVKASKSNVARDLKLLCADDEQTRTCWVTAMRLFKYGMQLYQNFIQPYQKQKSSPMRSISENSLVAMDFSGHKSRVIENPSEALSVAVEEGLSWRRKSCHRLSSHGSPSTTQSSLSNLAIHVAQPWFHSKVSREEAQKLITQQGLIDGLFLVRDSQSNPRAFVLSLCHTQRIKHFQIVPVEENGELFYSLDDGHTRFTDLLQLVEFYQLNRGVLPSRLKHHCARITI
- the grb14 gene encoding growth factor receptor-bound protein 14 isoform X2, whose protein sequence is MLCTQPYISCRDGPKSQPCPSPNTGVIKVYSEDNTSRAVEVPSDITARDICQLFILKNHCVDDHSWTLFEQIPHLGIERTIEDHESVMEVQSSWGMDSHCCLYFRKNYAKYEFFKKPLDFFPEHMVSISSETNGIMNHSQLIQTFLSSSSCPEIHGFLHAKEHGRKSWKKFYFVLRRSGLYFSNKGTSKEPRHLQFICEFTESDIYTLLSARKVYGAPTDYGFCVKASKSNVARDLKLLCADDEQTRTCWVTAMRLFKYGMQLYQNFIQPYQKQKSSPMRSISENSLVAMDFSGHKSRVIENPSEALSVAVEEGLSWRRKSCHRLSSHGSPSTTQSSLSNLAIHVAQPWFHSKVSREEAQKLITQQGLIDGLFLVRDSQSNPRAFVLSLCHTQRIKHFQIVPVEENGELFYSLDDGHTRFTDLLQLVEFYQLNRGVLPSRLKHHCARITI